The Diadema setosum chromosome 1, eeDiaSeto1, whole genome shotgun sequence genome has a window encoding:
- the LOC140231468 gene encoding regulator of microtubule dynamics protein 3-like — MGTFSKMFWRDFGIGVLVGASTSVIIQSIFARSSASELRQLRVAVADLQREWKAVRGLLTPDAIDGDTVQTLRNARRPGSSISKREGNGVTGYNERPTGSSSDEEDLDFEEANEGFTSPFQQLGKGSGQGFESISVSQEELMSFLSEIDELFAGSETQQEEALRRLLAKESQFSSKTDFLWRLARAKVLVSEFCRVQGNDEERRRLVFEARDDAKTVIDLNEEVAEGHKYYAITQGIITDWVSFTEAAALGKEYKTHMERAIELKPREPYLNHLYGRFLFNIANLGWMQRKAAVMMYSLPQSLSVDDALTWFNKAEELQPGFSNLNPFYSAKCCIAKGETDAAVEYLQQTISFPGKSFEEKEVRRQAEELLLQYQ, encoded by the exons ATGGGCACATTTTCCAAAATGTTCTGGAGGGATTTTGGTATAGGAGTGCTTGTAGGTGCAAGTACTTCAGTCATTATACAAAGCATATTTGCGCGTTCATCTGCATCAGAACTCAGGCAGCTGAGAGTGGCAGTAGCAGACCTTCAGCGAGAGTGGAAGGCAGTGAGAGGTCTACTTACACCAGATGCAATAGATGGGGACACAGTGCAGACTCTTCGGAATGCCAGGAGGCCTGGCAGTTCAATCAGCAAACGAGAAGGGAATGGTGTAACTGGGTACAATGAGCGTCCCACAGGCAGTTCGTCTGATGAAGAGGATCTTGACTTTGAGGAAGCTAATGAAGG ATTCACATCACCTTTCCAACAACTGGGGAAAGGTTCTGGGCAGGGGTTTGAGAGCATCTCAGTCAGCCAGGAGGAGTTGATGTCATTTCTGTCGGAGATTGATGAACTGTTCGCTGGCTCCGAGACTCAGCAGGAAGAAGCACTCAGAAGACTACTTGCCAAAGAATCACAG ttttcatcaaaaacaGATTTCCTTTGGCGGCTGGCCAGAGCTAAAGTGCTCGTTTCAGAGTTTTGCAGAGTACAAGGGAATGATGAAGAAAGAAGGAGACTTGTATTTGAAG CCCGAGATGATGCGAAAACTGTCATTGATCTGAACGAGGAGGTAGCCGAGGGACACAAATACTATGCAATCACCCAGGGCATCATCACTGACTGGGTCTCCTTTACAGAGGCAGCCGCTCTGGGCAAGGAGTATAAG acacacATGGAACGGGCTATTGAGCTGAAGCCAAGAGAACCTTATCTGAATCACCTGTATGGCAGATTCCTCTTCAAT ATTGCAAACCTGGGATGGATGCAGCGCAAGGCTGCAGTAATGATGTATTCACTGCCACAGAGCCTTAGTGTAGACGATGCCCTCACCTGGTTTAACAAGGCAGAGGAATTACAACCTGGGTTTTCAAACCTGAATCCGTTCTACTCGGCAAAG TGCTGCATTGCAAAAGGAGAGACGGATGCTGCAGTAGAGTATTTGCAACAGACAATTTCCTTTCCGGGCAAGAGCTTTGAG GAGAAAGAAGTACGGAGACAGGCAGAGGAGCTTCTACTGCAATATCAGTGA
- the LOC140231478 gene encoding 26S proteasome regulatory subunit 10B, which yields MADPSAREKAIQDYRKKLLEHKELDARLKEMRENLKELTKKYDKSENDLKALQSVGQIVGEVLKQLTEEKFIVKATNGPRYVVGCRRGLDKTKLKQGTRVALDMTTLTIMRYLPREVDPLVYNMSHEDPGNVSYSAIGGLAEQIRELREVIELPLLNPELFQRVGITPPKGCLLYGPPGTGKTLLAKAVASQLDANFLKVVSSAIVDKYIGESARLIREMFAYARDHEPCVVFMDEIDAIGGRRFSEGTSADREIQRTLMELLNQMDGFDTLGKVKIIMATNRPDTLDPALLRPGRLDRKIEISLPNEQARLEILKIHAAPITKHGDIDFEAVVKLSDGFNGADLRNVCTEAGMFAIRAEREYVVDEDFMKAVRKVSDNKKLETKLDYKPV from the exons ATGGCGGATCCCAGTGCTAGAGAGAAGGCAATCCAAGATTACAGAAAGAAATTGCTTGAACATAAGGAACTCGATGCTCGTCTCAAAGAAA TGCGGGAGAATCTAAAGGAGCTTAccaagaaatatgacaagtcGGAAAATGATCTGAAAGCTTTGCAAAGTGTTGGTCAG ATTGTTGGTGAGGTTCTGAAACAGCTTACAGAAGAGAAGT TCATCGTGAAGGCAACAAATGGTCCCAGATATGTGGTTGGCTGCCGGAGAGGACTCGACAAGACAAAACTCAAGCAGGGAACTCGGGTGGCCCTTGACATGACCACTCTGACTATCATGAG GTATCTACCAAGAGAAGTTGACCCACTGGTGTACAACATGTCGCACGAAGATCCAGGAAATGTCTCATACTCGGCTATAGGAGGTCTAGCAGAACAGATCAGAGAACTGAGAGAG GTAATAGAGCTGCCCCTGTTGAACCCAGAGCTGTTCCAACGAGTTGGAATCACTCCACCCAAAGGGTGCCTCTTGTATGGACCACCAG GAACTGGAAAGACTTTGCTTGCAAAGGCTGTTGCCAGTCAACTAGATGCAAATTTCCTCAAG GTGGTTTCCAGCGCCATTGTAGACAAGTATATCGGAGAGAGCGCCCGTTTGATCCGAGAAATGTTTGCATACGCCAGGGATCACGAGCCATGTGTCGTCTTCATGGATGAGATCGACGCCATCGGTGGTAGGCGTTTCTCTGAGGGAACGTCAGCTGATCGAGAGATTCAGAGAACGTTGATGGAG CTCTTGAACCAGATGGATGGGTTTGACACCTTGGGTAAAGTCAAGATCATTATGGCCACCAATCGACCAGACACATTAGATCCCGCCCTCCTCAGACCGGGAAGGCTCGACAGAAAGATAG AAATCTCACTTCCAAATGAGCAGGCCAGATTAGAGATTCTCAAGATTCATGCTGCCCCCATCACAAAACATGGCGACATCG ATTTCGAGGCTGTTGTCAAACTCTCGGATGGATTCAATGGAGCAGATCTCAGGAATGTTTGCACAGAGGCTG GTATGTTTGCGATACGAGCAGAACGCGAGTACGTGGTCGACGAAGACTTCATGAAGGCTGTCAGGAAAGTTTCAGATAACAAGAAGTTAGAAACAAAGCTGGACTACAAACCTGTATAA